From a region of the Geothrix sp. 21YS21S-2 genome:
- a CDS encoding (2Fe-2S) ferredoxin domain-containing protein produces the protein MAAIELVVCMGSACFSRGNIKALDLIQGYLREHGLEQDVQVTGTLCQDRCRQGPNVTVQGECFCGMEPKAILQVLEERLGQAAGGSR, from the coding sequence ATGGCTGCCATTGAGCTGGTAGTCTGCATGGGCAGCGCCTGCTTCTCCCGGGGCAACATCAAGGCCCTGGATCTCATCCAGGGCTACCTGAGGGAGCACGGCCTGGAGCAGGACGTCCAGGTCACCGGCACCCTTTGCCAGGACCGCTGCCGCCAGGGACCCAACGTCACGGTCCAGGGCGAGTGCTTCTGCGGGATGGAGCCCAAGGCCATCCTCCAGGTCCTGGAAGAACGCCTGGGGCAGGCCGCCGGAGGCAGCAGGTGA
- a CDS encoding [Fe-Fe] hydrogenase large subunit C-terminal domain-containing protein, whose translation MNTEMPIFTEKTQCQDCYKCVRQCPVKAIKVQNGSAQVIPERCVYCGTCVNVCPVGAKKVRDDLYRARLLLKRRPKVVASLAPSFVSEFPGVAPGSMVAALKALGFWGVSETALGAQQVSGACAAALARDPSGLSISSACPTAVELIRKYHPEHLGAVTRYLSPLLAHCRLLKHEYGEEVGIVFLGPCISKKLEADANPLLLDVALTFADLRRWFEDRGIDPAAQAPGEEFIPGPAREGALYPMDGGMIRGIRGAGGSGANFMAFSGIPSLQEALKGLDADARGLFLELLACEGGCVNGPQASRACGTALKWLRVMDHFPGEVGPPPAPTVDLAAPVHEAPILPPAHSSADIKRALRLVGKTLPEDQLNCGGCGYDDCRSLALALLEGRAEPGMCVSHMRKLAMNKANALIRAMPSGVVIADENLTIVECNRLFAEMMGPDCLMIYEARPGMEGASLAKVAPFSRLFLEALDSHGEPIRKDLRVGDRVIRLMVFPIESGHMVGGILQDITEPAVVREQIIQKTQDVIRKNVTTVQQIAFLLGENAAETELILGSIIESFQLPPVKRPEK comes from the coding sequence GTGAACACCGAGATGCCCATCTTCACGGAAAAGACGCAGTGCCAGGACTGCTACAAGTGCGTCCGGCAGTGCCCGGTCAAGGCCATCAAGGTCCAGAACGGCAGCGCCCAGGTCATTCCCGAGAGATGCGTCTACTGCGGCACCTGCGTCAACGTCTGCCCCGTGGGCGCCAAGAAGGTGCGGGACGACCTGTACCGGGCCCGGCTCCTGCTCAAGCGCAGGCCGAAGGTGGTGGCCTCCCTGGCGCCGTCCTTCGTCTCCGAGTTCCCCGGCGTCGCCCCGGGCTCCATGGTCGCGGCCCTCAAGGCCCTGGGCTTCTGGGGCGTCTCCGAGACGGCCCTGGGGGCCCAGCAGGTCTCGGGCGCCTGCGCCGCGGCCCTGGCGAGGGATCCCTCCGGGCTCTCCATCTCCTCGGCCTGCCCCACGGCCGTCGAGCTCATCCGGAAGTACCACCCGGAACACCTGGGCGCCGTCACCCGCTACCTCTCCCCGCTCCTGGCCCACTGCAGGCTGCTCAAGCACGAATACGGGGAGGAGGTGGGCATCGTCTTCCTGGGCCCCTGCATCTCCAAGAAGCTGGAGGCCGACGCCAACCCCCTGCTCCTGGACGTGGCGCTGACCTTCGCCGACCTGCGGCGCTGGTTCGAGGACCGGGGCATCGACCCGGCCGCCCAGGCCCCCGGGGAGGAATTCATCCCGGGTCCGGCCCGGGAGGGCGCCCTCTACCCCATGGACGGCGGCATGATCCGGGGCATCCGGGGCGCCGGCGGCTCCGGCGCGAACTTCATGGCCTTCTCAGGCATCCCCAGCCTCCAGGAGGCCCTCAAGGGTCTGGACGCGGACGCGCGGGGCCTCTTCCTGGAGCTCCTGGCCTGCGAGGGGGGCTGCGTCAACGGGCCCCAGGCCTCGCGCGCCTGCGGCACCGCCCTCAAGTGGCTGCGCGTCATGGACCACTTCCCCGGGGAGGTGGGGCCGCCCCCGGCCCCCACCGTGGACCTGGCGGCCCCCGTGCACGAGGCCCCCATCCTCCCCCCCGCCCACAGTTCCGCCGACATCAAGCGGGCCCTGCGCCTGGTGGGCAAGACCCTGCCCGAGGACCAGCTCAACTGCGGCGGCTGCGGCTACGACGACTGCAGATCCCTCGCCCTGGCCCTCCTGGAGGGCCGGGCCGAGCCCGGCATGTGCGTCTCGCACATGCGCAAGCTGGCCATGAACAAGGCCAACGCGCTCATCCGCGCCATGCCCAGCGGCGTGGTCATCGCCGACGAGAACCTGACCATCGTGGAGTGCAACCGCCTCTTCGCGGAGATGATGGGCCCCGACTGCCTCATGATCTACGAGGCCCGCCCGGGCATGGAGGGCGCGTCCCTGGCCAAGGTGGCCCCCTTCAGCCGCCTCTTCCTCGAGGCCCTGGACTCCCACGGGGAGCCCATCCGCAAGGACCTGCGCGTGGGCGACCGGGTCATCCGGCTCATGGTCTTCCCCATCGAGTCCGGGCACATGGTGGGCGGCATCCTCCAGGACATCACCGAACCCGCGGTGGTCCGGGAGCAGATCATCCAGAAGACCCAGGACGTCATCCGCAAGAACGTCACCACCGTGCAGCAGATCGCCTTCCTGCTGGGCGAGAACGCGGCCGAGACCGAGCTGATCCTGGGCTCGATCATCGAGTCCTTCCAGCTGCCCCCCGTGAAGAGGCCGGAAAAATGA